The Nerophis lumbriciformis linkage group LG05, RoL_Nlum_v2.1, whole genome shotgun sequence genome contains a region encoding:
- the eps8a gene encoding epidermal growth factor receptor kinase substrate 8a isoform X5: MNDFETPAFASVIFGSSNSNGHDVSDAKAKSSAKAVYDEVYFLHSSSKQKKKSQKPRQVWTTTSINSLTDTSQYHVEHLSTFVLDRKDGIITVEDGVRRLRLLDAKGKIWTQEMMLQVDEKSITLVDHESKSELENFPLGSVQHCQAVVNACSYDSILALVCKDSGQNKADLHLFQCDHIKANLIHADIESAVMDAKGGKVKKRPDVLKMILKSDGDIPPPPAAPAPEPPADQSDWPQDGDRRRMSADDNKPVDVTAAIVDRDVQILNHILDDIELFITKLQKAAEALSELSKRKKAKKGKKKSPGEGVLTLRSRPPGEEDFVDCLQKFKHAFNQLGKLRVHIQNPSADELLHFLFTPLRMVIQASGGVDLARSVVVPLLSRDAIDFLHTSGTAEERHLWVTLGDGWTKCRLEWPKDHYFPPCTLSFGDGWQPPALAEGLNGEPPAEESAADRYALTNSAHQHTQLLDQDPAVAALQQALGRHADRGFGADSRNQSKLFAKSKYDFVARNNTELSVLKDEVVEVLDDTKQWWKVRNGDGSVGYVPNNIVEVTKAVDMTGRGEPVYNHTIQLMMPRKEFEMFKQLLGELNEKQTTKTDHLSSKPAATPMPSAPTPPPPDLAMLPTPPLPPPPAIEAAKPAIDSTTSSEDGSVAVRDHRNKSVLANRRKSNMEEVQDELLHRLTLGRSAQKKLPVPFRRGGSDLPAVSITYESSPDDVRGWLEAKGFSTVTITSLGVLTGAQLFSLNKDELKTVCPDDGARVYSQVTVQKAALEVFF, translated from the exons ATGAACGACTTCGAAACGCCAGCCTTTGCCTCCGTCATCTTCGGCTCCTCCAACAGCAA CGGCCATGACGTTTCTGATGCTAAAGCTAAGTCCAGTGCCAAAGCGGTGTATG ATGAAGTCTACTTCCTGCACTCGTCTTccaaacagaaaaagaaaagccaAA AACCAAGACAAGTCTGGACCACAACCAGCATCAACAGTCTGACGGACACGTCTCAGTACCATGTGGAG caCCTGAGCACCTTCGTGTTAGACCGCAAAGACGGGATAATTACGGTCGAGGACGGCGTGCGCCGTCTACGTCTGCTGGACGCCAAAGGAAAGATCTGGACGCAGGAGATGATGCTGCAGGTGGACGAGAAGAGCATCACCCTGGTGGACCACGAGAGCAAG AGCGAGCTGGAGAACTTCCCCTTGGGCTCGGTGCAGCACTGCCAGGCCGTCGTCAATGCTTGCAGCTACGACTCTATCCTGGCGCTTGTGTGTAAGGACTCCGGTCAGAACAAGGCCGACCTGCACCTGTTCCAATGCGATCACATCAAG GCCAACCTGATCCATGCCGACATCGAGAGCGCCGTGATGGACGCCAAAGGAGGCAAAGTCAAGAAACGACCCGATGTGCTTAA GATGATCCTGAAGAGTGATGGAGATATCCCGCCGCCTCCCGCCGCTCCCGCCCCAGAACCTCCAGCAGACCAGTCTGATTGGCCGCAAGACG GTGACCGACGGAGAATGTCGGCAGACGACAACAAACCTGTTGACGTGACGGCGGCCATTGTGGACCGAGACGTG CAAATCCTCAACCACATCCTGGACGACATTGAGTTGTTCATCACCAAACTCCAAAAAGCGGCTGAGGCGTTGAGCGAGCTGTCCAAGAGGAAAAAGGCCAAGAAGGGAAAGAAGAAAAGTCCAGGAG AGGGCGTCCTGACGCTGCGCTCCAGGCCGCCTGGTGAGGAAGACTTTGTGGACTGTCTGCAGAAGTTCAAGCATGCATTCAACCAACTG GGAAAACTCAGAGTTCACATCCAGAACCCGAGCGCTGACGAGCtccttcacttcctgtttacgcCTCTCAGGATG GTGATCCAGGCATCTGGCGGCGTGGATCTGGCCCGCAGCGTCGTGGTTCCGCTGCTCAGCAGAGATGCCATCGACTTCCTACACACCTCGGGGACGGCGGAGGAGCGCCACCtatgggtgacactgggagatgGCTGGACCAAGTGCAG GTTGGAGTGGCCCAAGGATCACTACTTCCCGCCATGCACGCTGAGCTTTGGTGACGGCTGGCAGCCTCCCGCGCTGGCAGAGGGTCTGAACGGCGAGCCACCGGCTGAGGAG TCAGCTGCAGACAGGTACGCCCTCACTAACTCCGCCCACCAGCACACGCAGCTTCTGGACCAGGACCCGGCCGTAGCCGCGCTCCAACAAGCACTCGGCCGCCACGCTGACCG AGGGTTTGGCGCCGACAGCAGGAACCAAAGCAAACTATTTGCCAAATCCAAGTACGACTTTGTGGCGAGAAACAACACAGAACTGTCGGTGCTTAAGGACGAGGTTGTTGAG GTCCTGGACGACACGAAGCAGTGGTGGAAGGTGCGGAATGGCGACGGCTCAGTGGGCTACGTGCCAAACAACATCGTGGAGGTGACCAAGGCGGTGGACATGACCGGCCGAGGCGAGCCCGTCTACAATCACACCATCCAG CTCATGATGCCGAGGAAGGAGTTTGAGATGTTCAAG CAATTGCTGGGCGAACTTAACGAG AAGCAGACCACCAAGACAGACCACCTATCCAGCAAACCTGCTGCCACGCCAATGCCCTCAGCACCCACGCCTCCGCCACCGGACCTTGCCATGCTCCCCACGCCGCCGCTGCCGCCCCCGCCTGCCATCGAGGCTGCCAAGCCCGCCATTGACAGCACGACATCCAGTGAGGATGGCAGCGTGGCTGTGAGGGACCACCGCAACAAAAGTGTCCTCGCCAACC GAAGGAAGTCCAACATGGAGGAGGTCCAGGACGAGCTCTTGCATAGACTGACACTCGGCCGCAGCGCTCAGAAGAAACTTCCAGTCCCCTTCCGCCGCGGTGGCAGTGACCTTCCTGCCGTCAGCATCACGTACGAGTCGTCGCCTGATGACGTCCGTGGGTGGCTGGAGGCCAAAggcttcagtacagt CACTATCACCAGCCTTGGTGTGCTGACAGGGGCGCAGCTCTTCTCCCTCAACAAGGACGAGCTGAAGACCGTGTGTCCTGATGACGGCGCCCGAGTCTACAGCCAAGTCACCGTGCAGAAAGCGGCACTTGAG GTGTTCTTCTAA